One Paenibacillus thermoaerophilus genomic window carries:
- a CDS encoding AAA family ATPase, whose product MNGRAAWNESRPSSQINVVLRQPDAAIPQAKADSSGLAAQRVSQRTQFREITSELEQLIGLDNVKTLIYEIYAFLQIGKFRAEAGLTANRQVYHMIFKGNPGTGKTTVARIIAKLFQHLGMLNRGHLVEVERADLVGEYIGHTALKTRELIKKSLGGVLFIDEAYSLARGGEKDFGKEAIDALVKAMEDHKNQFILILAGYSDEMDEFLSVNPGLPSRFPIHLHFPDYSVDELVQIAELMVKEREYVLAPAAVVRLRQLLAAEMERDPVCFSNARFVRNLIERAIRHHAVRLLNFHAGTPNRQDLMTLRAEDLVEKGATH is encoded by the coding sequence ATGAACGGTCGTGCGGCTTGGAACGAATCAAGGCCATCGAGTCAGATCAATGTCGTGCTCCGCCAGCCGGATGCGGCGATTCCGCAAGCGAAAGCCGATAGCTCGGGATTGGCCGCCCAGCGCGTCTCTCAACGCACCCAGTTCCGGGAGATTACCTCCGAGTTGGAGCAGTTGATCGGCTTGGACAACGTAAAAACGCTGATTTACGAGATATACGCGTTTCTGCAAATCGGCAAATTCCGCGCCGAGGCGGGTCTGACGGCCAACCGCCAGGTGTATCACATGATTTTCAAGGGGAATCCGGGCACAGGCAAAACGACCGTCGCCCGGATAATCGCCAAGCTGTTTCAACATCTGGGCATGCTGAATAGGGGACATCTGGTCGAGGTGGAGCGGGCCGATCTCGTCGGCGAATATATCGGGCATACGGCGCTGAAGACGCGCGAGCTGATCAAAAAGTCGCTGGGCGGCGTGCTGTTTATCGACGAAGCGTACAGTCTTGCGAGAGGCGGCGAGAAAGATTTCGGCAAGGAGGCGATCGACGCGCTCGTGAAGGCGATGGAGGATCACAAAAACCAATTTATCCTGATCCTTGCGGGTTATTCCGACGAGATGGACGAATTTCTGTCCGTCAACCCGGGGCTGCCGTCGAGGTTTCCCATCCATCTGCATTTTCCGGACTATTCGGTGGATGAACTGGTGCAGATTGCCGAATTGATGGTGAAGGAGCGCGAATACGTGCTCGCCCCCGCGGCCGTCGTCCGGCTGCGGCAACTGCTGGCGGCGGAGATGGAACGCGACCCCGTGTGCTTCAGCAATGCCCGGTTCGTGCGAAACCTGATTGAGCGCGCGATCCGGCATCATGCGGTCAGGCTGCTGAATTTTCATGCGGGTACGCCGAACCGCCAGGATTTAATGACGTTAAGGGCCGAGGATTTGGTCGAGAAAGGAGCAACGCATTGA
- the hflX gene encoding GTPase HflX, which produces MKPNGYDTRDESAERAVLVGFHNKHERTDEAAAEASLEELVNLADTAGVQVVSRMTQSRDGADARTLIGSGKVQELKAVVSELGATTVIFDQELSGAQVRNLEAELDAKIIDRTQLILDIFAQRAKTREGILQVELAQLSYLLPRLSGHGKNLSRLGGGIGTRGPGETKLETDRRHIRRRISELKEQLAEVTRHRKLHRERRKKTGVFQVALVGYTNAGKSTLLNRLTEADVLAENKLFATLDPTSRQLKLPGGKEVILTDTVGFIQNLPHDLVAAFRATLEEVNEADLILHVVDSSSPVRDLHRKVVDQVLEELGAQDKERITVFNKVDLLPEAERELLVSEGRWLRVSAMRDEDLEAIKTAIEQQLGSEATVFLVPAVRGDLIAKLYRLGEVLEQQEQGEALRLTVRINPEVFAVNRAALEDYIWEETGNRV; this is translated from the coding sequence TTGAAACCGAACGGATACGACACAAGAGACGAATCGGCGGAACGCGCCGTATTGGTCGGATTTCACAATAAACACGAACGGACGGACGAGGCGGCGGCGGAAGCGTCCTTGGAGGAGCTTGTCAATCTGGCCGATACGGCCGGCGTGCAGGTCGTGTCCCGGATGACGCAGTCGAGGGACGGAGCGGACGCCCGGACGCTGATCGGCAGCGGCAAGGTGCAAGAGCTTAAGGCGGTCGTCAGCGAGCTGGGTGCGACCACCGTAATCTTCGACCAGGAGCTGTCGGGCGCCCAAGTCCGCAACCTGGAAGCGGAGCTGGACGCCAAAATCATCGACCGCACCCAGTTGATTCTCGATATTTTCGCGCAGCGGGCCAAAACCCGGGAAGGCATCCTTCAGGTCGAGCTTGCGCAGCTCAGCTACTTGCTGCCGCGATTGTCCGGCCACGGGAAAAACTTGTCCCGGCTCGGCGGCGGCATCGGAACGCGCGGCCCCGGGGAGACGAAGCTGGAGACGGACCGGCGCCATATTCGCCGGCGCATCTCGGAGCTGAAGGAGCAGTTGGCCGAGGTGACGCGCCACCGCAAGCTGCACCGGGAACGGCGCAAGAAGACCGGAGTTTTCCAGGTCGCGCTCGTCGGTTACACGAATGCGGGGAAATCGACGCTGCTGAACAGGCTGACGGAGGCCGACGTGCTCGCCGAAAACAAGCTGTTCGCGACGCTTGATCCCACCTCGCGCCAATTGAAGCTGCCCGGGGGCAAGGAAGTCATCCTGACGGATACGGTCGGCTTTATCCAAAACCTTCCTCACGATCTCGTCGCGGCGTTCCGGGCGACGCTGGAGGAAGTGAACGAGGCGGATCTGATCCTGCACGTCGTGGACAGCTCGAGCCCCGTCCGCGATTTGCACCGCAAAGTCGTCGATCAGGTGCTGGAGGAGCTCGGCGCGCAAGACAAAGAGCGGATCACCGTGTTTAACAAGGTGGACCTCTTGCCGGAAGCCGAGCGCGAGCTGCTCGTGTCGGAAGGGCGGTGGCTGCGCGTGTCCGCCATGCGCGATGAGGATCTTGAAGCGATCAAAACCGCGATTGAGCAGCAGTTGGGGTCGGAAGCGACCGTATTTCTCGTGCCGGCGGTCCGAGGCGATCTGATTGCCAAGCTGTACCGGCTGGGCGAAGTGCTGGAGCAGCAGGAGCAAGGAGAGGCGCTGCGGCTGACGGTGCGGATCAATCCGGAAGTGTTCGCCGTGAATCGCGCGGCGCTGGAAGATTACATCTGGGAAGAGACGGGGAATCGGGTATGA
- a CDS encoding aminotransferase class I/II-fold pyridoxal phosphate-dependent enzyme has product MRISDKLLSLAERAERLVEERWKEVERTAERNQWKVIESFRRHQVSDFHFNGSTGYGYNDRGREVLDLVYADVFGAEAALVRPHFVSGTHTIGTALFGVLRPGDALLSITGRPYDTLHKVIGRPGDGKGSLQDWGIRYAEVPLNPDGKPDWDAIREALTPDVKVVAMQRSRGYDWRASFTVDELSEMARFVKSIRPDIVTFADNCYGEFTEEREPTQAGIDLIAGSLIKNPGGGLAPTGGYIAGRADLVELASYRLTAPGIGGEVGSTLGTMRSMFQGLYLAPHVVGQALRGSIFAAGLFELLGFETQPVWNAPRTDLIQAIRFGREEHLIEFVQGIQQAAAVDSHVTPVPWDMPGYEHPVIMAAGTFIQGGSLELSADAPIREPYIAYMQGGLTYAHVKLGVLIAVQRMMDKQLL; this is encoded by the coding sequence ATGAGGATTTCGGACAAGCTTTTATCGCTTGCGGAACGGGCGGAACGGCTCGTCGAGGAGCGATGGAAGGAGGTCGAGCGGACGGCGGAACGGAATCAGTGGAAGGTGATCGAGTCGTTCCGCCGGCATCAGGTCAGCGACTTTCATTTTAACGGATCGACGGGTTACGGCTACAACGACCGCGGACGGGAGGTGCTGGATCTCGTCTATGCGGACGTGTTCGGGGCGGAGGCCGCGCTGGTCCGGCCGCATTTCGTCTCCGGCACGCATACGATCGGCACCGCGCTGTTCGGCGTGTTGAGACCGGGTGATGCGCTGCTGAGCATCACGGGCCGGCCTTACGATACGCTGCATAAAGTGATCGGCCGTCCCGGAGACGGCAAAGGCTCGCTGCAGGATTGGGGCATCCGATACGCGGAGGTCCCGCTCAATCCGGACGGCAAGCCGGACTGGGACGCGATCCGCGAGGCGTTGACCCCCGATGTCAAAGTCGTGGCGATGCAGCGGTCGCGCGGCTACGATTGGCGGGCGTCCTTCACGGTGGACGAACTGTCGGAGATGGCCCGGTTCGTCAAGAGCATCAGGCCCGATATTGTTACGTTTGCTGACAACTGTTACGGAGAGTTCACCGAGGAGAGGGAACCGACACAGGCCGGCATCGATCTGATCGCAGGCTCCCTGATCAAAAATCCGGGCGGCGGCCTTGCGCCGACGGGCGGCTATATCGCCGGGCGCGCCGATCTGGTCGAGCTGGCTTCGTACAGGCTGACGGCTCCCGGCATCGGCGGGGAGGTCGGGTCGACGCTAGGTACGATGAGAAGCATGTTCCAAGGGTTGTACCTGGCTCCGCACGTCGTCGGTCAAGCGCTGCGCGGCAGCATTTTCGCGGCGGGCTTGTTCGAGCTGCTCGGCTTCGAGACGCAACCCGTCTGGAACGCTCCCCGGACGGATCTGATTCAGGCGATCCGCTTCGGACGCGAGGAGCATCTGATCGAATTCGTGCAAGGCATCCAGCAGGCGGCGGCCGTCGATTCGCATGTGACCCCCGTGCCGTGGGACATGCCCGGTTACGAGCATCCCGTTATCATGGCCGCCGGCACGTTTATTCAGGGGGGCAGTCTCGAACTAAGCGCGGACGCGCCGATCCGCGAACCGTATATCGCTTATATGCAAGGAGGCTTGACGTACGCGCATGTCAAGCTCGGCGTGCTCATCGCCGTTCAGCGCATGATGGACAAACAATTGCTGTAG